Genomic DNA from Niallia circulans:
ATCCCCTTCTTCCACCGAAGGTTCCTGTTCATGGCTTAGTAATTGACCCTAAAACAGGAAAGCTTGACCTTGTTGTCGATGGCTATGAAGCTTAATTAGGGGAATGATCCTTTTTATGCGGCCATTCTTCCGGGACTGGATCGATTCCGCCTGGATGAAATGGATGGCATTTGGAAATGCGCCGAATTGTTAAAAAACCACCCTTCCATGCGCCATGCTTTTTGATAGCCTCTAATCCATAGGAGGAACAGGTAGGATAGAAGCGGCACGAAGGCGGGGTTAACGGTGAAATTGCCTTTTGATAAAAACGAATGATTAAGATGAACAGTTTGCTTAGCATGTTTAGCACTCCTAATTTAATGCTTAATGAAGACAGTATAGCATGCTGGCAATTGAGATGAAAATGTCAGCACTTCATGAGAAGAACATAATTGTGCCGGGGAAATATAATATAATTAAGTTGATGAAATTACTCGGGTTTTACGTTATAATAAAGTAACGAAAAAAAAGGGGATGACTTAAATGCCTTCAGTTGAAAGCTTTGAATTGGATCATAATGCCGTGAAAGCTCCTTATGTTAGACACTGTGGTGTCCACAAGGTAGGAAGTGACGGAGTTGTTAATAAATACGATATTCGTTTTTGCCAGCCAAATAAACAGGCAATGAAGCCTGATGTTATTCATACATTAGAGCATTTGCTTGCCTTTAATCTTCGAGCACATGTTGAAAAGTATGATCACTTTGATATTATTGATATTTCGCCAATGGGCTGCCAAACTGGCTACTATTTAGTTGTTAGTGGTGAACCGACAGTGGAAGAAATTATTGATTTGCTTGAAGATACAATGAAAACAGCAGTAGAAATCACAGAAATTCCTGCTGCAAATGAAACACAATGCGGTCAAGCAAAACTTCACGACTTAGAAGGTGCAAAAAAGCTAATGCAATTTTGGCTAAAACAAAGCAAGGAAGACTTGAAGCAAGTTTTCGCATAAAAATTAGAGATGCTGAAATTTTTTCAGCATCTCTTTTTTTATAACAATGGACTTAATAATCTAGAGAATGATTCCTTAAATTTAATCCACAATGATCTTTTTGAATAGCTGTCCAATGTCAGGGAAGTACATAATTTCATGTCCTCGAGGAAGCCGTTTGTGAGTGCTGTAGATATTTCCTCACTGTATATAAATGCGTTTACCTCGAAGTTAAGGCGAAAGCTTCTCATGTCAATATTAGCAGTACCGACAGAGCTGATTTTACTGTCCACAAGCAGTGTTTTTGCATGTATAAAGCC
This window encodes:
- the yidD gene encoding membrane protein insertion efficiency factor YidD; translated protein: MLSKLFILIIRFYQKAISPLTPPSCRFYPTCSSYGLEAIKKHGAWKGGFLTIRRISKCHPFHPGGIDPVPEEWPHKKDHSPN
- a CDS encoding S-ribosylhomocysteine lyase, with amino-acid sequence MPSVESFELDHNAVKAPYVRHCGVHKVGSDGVVNKYDIRFCQPNKQAMKPDVIHTLEHLLAFNLRAHVEKYDHFDIIDISPMGCQTGYYLVVSGEPTVEEIIDLLEDTMKTAVEITEIPAANETQCGQAKLHDLEGAKKLMQFWLKQSKEDLKQVFA